A genomic window from Pseudocitrobacter corydidari includes:
- the fumC gene encoding class II fumarate hydratase: protein MTTTRRENDSMGPIDVPADKLWGAQTQRSLEHFRISTEKMPVSLIFALALTKRAAAKVNQDLGLLSAEKADAIIRAADEVLAGKHADEFPLAIWQTGSGTQTNMNMNEVLANRASELLGGVRGMERKVHPNDDVNKSQSSNDVFPTAMHVAALIGLREQLIPQLNVLKSTLKQKSDAFQDIVKIGRTHLQDATPLTLGQEFSGWVAMLEHNLKHIELSLPHVGELALGGTAVGTGLNTHPEYAVRVAKELAEFTHQPFITAPNKFEALATCDALVHAHGALKGLAASLMKIANDVRWLASGPRCGIGEIAIPENEPGSSIMPGKVNPTQCEAMTMLCCQVMGNDVAINMGGASGNFELNVYRPMIIHNFLQSIRLLADGMESFNEHCAVGIEPNRERINQLLNESLMLVTALNTHIGYDKAAEIAKKAHKEGLTLKASALSLGYLTEAEFDSWVRPEAMVGSMPAKG from the coding sequence ATGACAACGACACGCCGCGAGAACGATTCAATGGGCCCCATTGATGTCCCTGCCGATAAGCTGTGGGGCGCACAAACCCAACGATCGCTGGAGCATTTTCGCATCTCCACGGAGAAAATGCCGGTCTCGCTGATCTTCGCTCTGGCGCTCACCAAGCGTGCGGCGGCGAAGGTAAACCAGGATTTAGGCCTGCTGTCGGCGGAAAAAGCGGATGCCATTATCCGCGCAGCGGATGAAGTGCTGGCAGGAAAACATGCCGATGAGTTTCCGCTGGCTATCTGGCAAACCGGTTCCGGTACGCAGACCAACATGAACATGAATGAGGTACTGGCCAACCGTGCGAGCGAACTGCTGGGCGGCGTGCGCGGCATGGAGCGCAAGGTTCACCCCAACGACGATGTGAACAAAAGCCAGAGTTCAAACGATGTCTTCCCGACGGCAATGCACGTCGCGGCACTGATTGGCCTGCGCGAACAGCTGATCCCACAGTTAAACGTGCTGAAATCGACGCTTAAGCAGAAGTCGGATGCCTTCCAGGATATCGTCAAAATTGGCCGCACCCATTTACAGGACGCCACGCCGTTAACACTGGGGCAAGAATTCTCAGGCTGGGTGGCGATGCTGGAACACAACCTGAAGCATATCGAACTTAGCCTGCCGCACGTCGGCGAGCTGGCGCTGGGCGGAACAGCGGTGGGGACCGGGCTGAATACGCATCCCGAATATGCGGTACGCGTGGCGAAAGAACTGGCGGAATTTACTCATCAGCCGTTTATCACTGCGCCCAATAAATTCGAAGCGCTCGCCACCTGTGATGCACTGGTTCACGCCCACGGTGCCCTGAAAGGCTTAGCGGCGTCGCTGATGAAAATCGCCAATGATGTCCGCTGGCTGGCATCTGGCCCGCGCTGTGGTATCGGTGAAATCGCTATCCCTGAAAACGAGCCTGGCTCTTCCATCATGCCGGGTAAAGTCAACCCGACTCAATGTGAAGCGATGACTATGCTGTGCTGTCAGGTGATGGGCAACGATGTCGCCATCAACATGGGCGGGGCATCGGGCAACTTTGAACTGAACGTCTATCGGCCGATGATCATTCATAATTTCCTGCAATCCATTCGCCTGCTGGCGGACGGCATGGAAAGTTTTAACGAACACTGTGCGGTGGGTATCGAGCCAAATCGCGAGCGAATTAATCAGTTGCTCAATGAATCGCTGATGCTGGTCACCGCGCTGAATACGCATATTGGCTATGACAAAGCTGCCGAAATTGCCAAAAAAGCGCATAAAGAGGGGCTAACGTTGAAAGCCTCCGCGCTGTCGCTGGGTTATCTCACGGAAGCTGAGTTTGATAGCTGGGTTCGCCCGGAAGCCATGGTCGGCAGTATGCCTGCGAAAGGTTAA